The following DNA comes from Terriglobales bacterium.
ATCCCTCACCAGGTCTGCGGGAAGCTGGTGGTGGCCACGAATCCGGAGGAGGCGACCGCACTCGACGGCCTGCTTCACCGCGGCCAAGAGAATGGCGTACCTGATCTCGAAATCGTAGGGCCGGAGCAGATTCGCCGCCTGGAGCCGCACTGTTCCGGACTGGCGGCGCTGCGCGTGCCGGGCGGCGCCATCACCGACTACGCAGCCGTGACCCGCAAGTATGCCGAACTGGTGCAGGCGGCAGGAGGCGAGGTACGCACCGCGGCACGGGTGGAAGCCATCCACCAGCAGG
Coding sequences within:
- a CDS encoding FAD-dependent oxidoreductase → MYDVLIIGGGIVGLATAFELARRQPNLRVIVLEKEPTLAAHQSGHNSGVIHSGIYYRPGSLKARLCVEGAAAMLAFCREHGIPHQVCGKLVVATNPEEATALDGLLHRGQENGVPDLEIVGPEQIRRLEPHCSGLAALRVPGGAITDYAAVTRKYAELVQAAGGEVRTAARVEAIHQQ